The Manis javanica isolate MJ-LG chromosome 13, MJ_LKY, whole genome shotgun sequence region TGTTCACCAAGTCACGTCCTTGCAGTTCTCCCGGAACTTTTCAGCTCCCCTATCCCTAGCCTTTGCCCATGTTTTAACCTGCACTGGGAACCCTGCCTTTATCCCAAACCACCAAAGTCCAGCCTCCTCTGAGTGGCAGTTCCTGTTTCTCAGAAGGTGAACACGGTGCAGTTTAATGAAGAGGCCACGGTCATCCTGTCTGGTGAGTCTGGGGCCTAGGCATGGGGACCCAGGATACTGCCTCTGACTCCACGACCTGAGCTCACCCTTATGCTGGCCTCACAGGCTCTATTGATTCCAGCATCCGGTGCTGGGACTGCCGCTCTCGGAAGCCTGAGCCAGTGCAGATACTGGACGAAGCCAGGGATGGTGTATCCAGCGTGAAGGTGTCAGACCATGAAGTCCTGGCGGGGTGAGTGGGACAGGAACTCACTCCTCCCAGGTGCCACGGGGGACCTTAGCTGCCCTCTGTGCTTAGATTAAATCTGCCCTCCTCAGCTCACAAGGCCCGGAAGTCTGGTGCCTGCTGACCTCCCAGATTTATTCATTCCCAGCCTCATTTCGTTGAAATCTGCCAAGCATGCTTCTTGCCCAGGACCTTTGCAGTGCTTCTTCCTCTGCTCACAGTGCCCTTCTGCTTGTTCAGAGTGTATCTGAGCACTTTCTGTGTGCCACTTTTTTAGTTACTGAGCATATAGCAATGTGCAAAATAGGGAAAAGTCTTGCCCACATAGGATAGATATTCTACTTGGAGGGGACAACTTAAAAAGTTCCCACGCACGACTGCCCTAGTTGGCCACGATGCAAGGGCGTGCCATTCCCGCCATGGGTGGAGTTTGGGACCCAGCCTGTGGGTTGGCTCCTGCTCACATTTCCAGTCCCAGGTTGGATGTCACCTCCTTGGGGAGGCCCTCCTAGACTGCCTTCAGTCCATGAGGCTCCTTGTTGGTAGAAAGTGCTCCTGGCTTGGTCACAGCTGTCCCGCGCCCCAGGGTCTGGCCAAGGGAGGACAGTTGGTACATATCAGAAGCAGATGGAGTGGCTCCTAGTTGACCCTGGGTCTGAGCCTCAAGGGCAGTACGTTGGAATTCCACTTTGGAATTCATTTCACTGCGTGTTTTCCATGGCCAGTCCGGAGGAGGCTGAAGGTGACAAGAAGGGCAGGCCCCGCCTTGCTCTCAGGCCCTGGCTGGGTGGTAGGACTCAGGGACATGGAGGTTGCCTGGACCTGTGGACCCATTGGCCCCAGTGGGCACTCTGCTGGACCCACCCCCTCTTGCAGCTCTGTGGACGGCAGGGTGAGGCGCTATGACCTGAGGATGGGGCAGCTCTTCTCAGACTACGTAGGCAGTGAGTGTGGCTAGGGCTGTGGGGCAGGCCGGGAAGGTGGGGGCAGCAAAAGTAGCCCCAACctcacccacctgccccacccccaggccccatcaCCTGCATCTGCTTCAGCCGGGATGGGCAGTGCACCCTGGTGTCCAGCCTGGACTCCACACTGCGGCTTCTTGACAAGGACACGGGAGAGCTGCTGGGCGAGTGAGTCCTCGAAGTCCTGGGGCCTGTTTCCCACCCCTGGTGAGGCCCAACACCCCTGATCCCACTCTTCCCAACCCCAGGTACACAGGCCATAAGAACCAGGAATACAAGCTGGACTGTTGCCTGACTGAGCGTGATACCCATGTGGTCAGCTGCTCTGAGAACGGGAAGGTGTTCTTCTGGGACCTGGTGGAGGTGAGCCTCCCCACCTCCGCTCCGCAcagggctgcctgccctgccatcGCCCAGCCCTTACCTCAGTTACTCCCACGCCGGAAAGAGGGAGCTATTAGAGCTGGGGGCTAGAAGGCAGAGTGAGAGGACCAGGCAGGAAGGGTATTCCtggcaaagggaacagcatgtgctaAGGCTTAGAGGTACGGCACAGTCAGGAAACAGCATTTTGTGACGGCAGTGGTTGCAGCAGGATCTGGGTCAGGCAGGGCTGCCAACGCCAACCTGAGCCACTGAGGCAGAGGAGCCAGTGGTAGCATCTGATCCCAGGTGAGACAGGACTATAGTTGAGGAAACCTGAGCTACCTCTGAGCAGCCCCGGGGCTTCTAGGCCCAGTCTCTGAGCCCTGTCCTGACATGTCTCAGCCTGGTGGGGGCGGTCAGGCTGAGGGATTGTTCTGACTGAGTGGGGTCAGAGCTGGGGCTTGGCAGGGGACATAAGTCCCCTaagaggatggggaggaggggcCTTGAGGCCCGGGAGCCAGCTCTCACTCTGGCAACTAAGAAATGATCTGCCCACCTCGTGAGGACACGGTAGCCTGGAAGTCACCCAGAAGGGGAGGGCACGTGAAGGACGGTGCAGCTGAGGGGTTCAGTCTGGAGCCGATTCGGTTTGCAGTGTGAGGGAAGCAGTTAGGGGCAGATGCTGAAGAAGCGCTGGtagctgcccccaccccttcGCTCCACAGGGTGCCCTGGCGCTGGCCCTGGCTGTGGGTCCCAGTGTGGTGCAGTCGCTGGCCTACCACCCCACGGAGCCCTGCCTGTTGACCGCCATGGGGGGCAGTGTGCAGTGCTGGCGACAAGAGGCTTACGAGGCTGAAGGCGGCGCAGGCTGAAGCCAGGGGACCCACCATCACTCGGGACACGGACACAGACTCAGAGGTCCCCTGAGACCATTTATTCTGGACATGCTGATCaaggaggggcaggggctgggctgcaAGCTAATAAATAGAGGGGTCGGGAGGCCTCCTTGGGGCCACAGCCATTCAGTCT contains the following coding sequences:
- the LOC140845810 gene encoding WD repeat domain-containing protein 83; its protein translation is MAFPEPKPRGPDLPQKRVKTLDCGQGAVRAVRFNVDGNYCLTCGSDKTLKLWNPLRGTLLRTYSGHGYEVLDAAGSFDNSSLCSGGGDKAVVLWDVASGQVVRKFRGHAGKVNTVQFNEEATVILSGSIDSSIRCWDCRSRKPEPVQILDEARDGVSSVKVSDHEVLAGSVDGRVRRYDLRMGQLFSDYVGSPITCICFSRDGQCTLVSSLDSTLRLLDKDTGELLGEYTGHKNQEYKLDCCLTERDTHVVSCSENGKVFFWDLVEGALALALAVGPSVVQSLAYHPTEPCLLTAMGGSVQCWRQEAYEAEGGAG